From Salarias fasciatus chromosome 12, fSalaFa1.1, whole genome shotgun sequence, the proteins below share one genomic window:
- the stx2b gene encoding syntaxin-2 isoform X2 produces the protein MKDRLAELTAGNVQAEEDVVVAVDRDGFMESFFRRVEEVRGLIDKISYQVNEVKKIHSMILSAPNTDDRTKDQLRSLTNDIKGNVNVVRTKLKTMEQSMPKDDAANRSSVDFRIQKTQHTVLSRKLVEVMTQYNETQVFFRERSKGRIQRQLEITGRVTTNEELEDMLESGNPSIFTSDIISDSQITRQALNEIESRHQDIIRLETSIRELHAMFMDMAMLVETQGEMVDNIEKNVSNAAEYICRAKEETKKAVRYQKKSRRKLLLFAMCGGLLLLLIIIVGVFE, from the exons ATGAAGGACCGGCTggcagagctgactgct GGTAATGTACAAGCAGAGGAGGATGTTGTAGTGGCAGTGGACAGAGATGGCTTCATGGAGAGTTTCTTCAGGAGG GTGGAAGAAGTCAGGGGACTCATTGATAAAATCTCCTACCAAGTGAACGAGGTGAAGAAGATCCACAGTATGATCCTGTCTGCGCCCAATACAGACGACA GAACAAAAGATCAACTGCGCTCGCTGACAAACGATATCAAAGGCAACGTCAATGTTGTGCGAACCAAGTTAAAAA CCATGGAGCAGAGCATGCCCAAAGATGACGCTGCCAACAGGTCCTCTGTGGACTTCAGGATACAGAAAACACAG CACACCGTGTTGTCCAGGAAGCTCGTGGAGGTCATGACCCAGTACAACGAGACGCAAGTGTTCTTTCGAGAAAGGAGCAAAGGAAGGATCCAGAGACAGCTGGAGATTA CTGGAAGAGTCACCACCAATGAAGAACTAGAGGACATGCTAGAAAGTGGAAACCCTTCCATCTTCACATCCGAC ATCATTTCCGATTCCCAGATCACGCGTCAGGCCTTAAATGAGATCGAGTCACGGCACCAGGACATCATTCGCTTGGAGACGAGCATCAGAGAGCTCCATGCAATGTTCATGGACATGGCGATGCTAGTTGAAACACAG GGGGAGATGGTGGACAACATTGAGAAGAATGTCTCTAATGCAGCTGAATACATCTGTCGAGCCAAGGAAGAGACCAAAAAAGCAGTGAGGTACCAGAAGAAGTCCCGCCGG AAACTTCTGCTCTTTGCCATGTGTGGAGGTCTTCTGCTTTTACTCATCATAATAGTCGGAGTGTTTGAGTAA
- the stx2b gene encoding syntaxin-2 isoform X1: MKDRLAELTAGNVQAEEDVVVAVDRDGFMESFFRRVEEVRGLIDKISYQVNEVKKIHSMILSAPNTDDRTKDQLRSLTNDIKGNVNVVRTKLKTMEQSMPKDDAANRSSVDFRIQKTQHTVLSRKLVEVMTQYNETQVFFRERSKGRIQRQLEITGRVTTNEELEDMLESGNPSIFTSDIISDSQITRQALNEIESRHQDIIRLETSIRELHAMFMDMAMLVETQGEMVDNIEKNVSNAAEYICRAKEETKKAVRYQKKSRRKYIIIAFALLILLAVIALIVGLSVGLTKPPV; the protein is encoded by the exons ATGAAGGACCGGCTggcagagctgactgct GGTAATGTACAAGCAGAGGAGGATGTTGTAGTGGCAGTGGACAGAGATGGCTTCATGGAGAGTTTCTTCAGGAGG GTGGAAGAAGTCAGGGGACTCATTGATAAAATCTCCTACCAAGTGAACGAGGTGAAGAAGATCCACAGTATGATCCTGTCTGCGCCCAATACAGACGACA GAACAAAAGATCAACTGCGCTCGCTGACAAACGATATCAAAGGCAACGTCAATGTTGTGCGAACCAAGTTAAAAA CCATGGAGCAGAGCATGCCCAAAGATGACGCTGCCAACAGGTCCTCTGTGGACTTCAGGATACAGAAAACACAG CACACCGTGTTGTCCAGGAAGCTCGTGGAGGTCATGACCCAGTACAACGAGACGCAAGTGTTCTTTCGAGAAAGGAGCAAAGGAAGGATCCAGAGACAGCTGGAGATTA CTGGAAGAGTCACCACCAATGAAGAACTAGAGGACATGCTAGAAAGTGGAAACCCTTCCATCTTCACATCCGAC ATCATTTCCGATTCCCAGATCACGCGTCAGGCCTTAAATGAGATCGAGTCACGGCACCAGGACATCATTCGCTTGGAGACGAGCATCAGAGAGCTCCATGCAATGTTCATGGACATGGCGATGCTAGTTGAAACACAG GGGGAGATGGTGGACAACATTGAGAAGAATGTCTCTAATGCAGCTGAATACATCTGTCGAGCCAAGGAAGAGACCAAAAAAGCAGTGAGGTACCAGAAGAAGTCCCGCCGG AAATACATTATCATTGCCTTTGCTCTGCTCATCCTGCTCGCTGTCATTGCACTGATTGTTGGCCTGTCTGTTGGACTAACCAAACCCCCCGTATGA